In the Parasteatoda tepidariorum isolate YZ-2023 chromosome 3, CAS_Ptep_4.0, whole genome shotgun sequence genome, one interval contains:
- the LOC122272224 gene encoding acid-sensing ion channel 2-like: MSSWQKKLDPFFLELNDTIPKYRQKMFRVNSSPPKLANFVTDHVLKDSSIPIISQIGNARTKVGKGLWFFILLIGLIACIYQTQRFLNIYLSYPVVITLEEKQNMALNFPGITICNLNRMKYEYERCENSDIIERGCIQSNSMRPGGMFHTHPSKSKNHFSERRDTISCLNVKNKTIGDKTKMKIEFLSKYMTMNEANREFVGHQASDLIKYCWFDGKPCSHTDFAHFPSLRYGNCYVFNKVDGSKLPLKSTSIGYTSGLELVINLEVEQYVSFTPSVGLRVLIHDITEEPNPEEVGININPGFETSIALKQTVIERLPAPYRDRCINYITRVNQSNEEECMKICLQEQSFQMCDCIDPTVMILRDLKHCNLRDETDVCCLDDVQDRIALGDSPCDCPLACTSTSYEEELSKALWPSKSAYILNRTDYYTFDYLKNNYVFLKIFYSTLIQNVYTQLPMFEECEIFSHLGGELGLWLGLTLFALLELIEVVIYFCNDLQGYFAMK; encoded by the coding sequence ATGAGCTCATGGCAAAAGAAACTCGATCCTTTTTTCTTGGAGTTAAATGACACAATTCCTAAATATCGTCAAAAGATGTTCAGAGTTAATAGTTCCCCTCCAAAATTAGCCAATTTCGTAACTGATCATGTTTTAAAAGACTCGTCTATACCCATCATCTCACAGATTGGCAACGCTAGAACAAAAGTCGGCAAAGGTCTTTGGTTTTTCATACTTCTAATAGGTCTGATTGCTTGCATCTACCAAACTCAAagatttctcaatatttatttaagttatccTGTGGTTATAACATTGgaagaaaagcaaaatatggCATTAAATTTCCCTGGTATTACAATCTGTAATCTGAATCGTatgaaatatgaatatgaaaGATGTGAAAACAGTGATATAATTGAACGAGGGTGTATTCAAAGCAATTCGATGCGACCAGGAGGAATGTTTCATACACATCCTTCCAAAAGTAAGAACCACTTTTCTGAACGTCGAGACactatttcttgtttaaatgttaaaaacaaaactataggagacaaaactaaaatgaaaatagaatttctgaGTAAGTATATGACAATGAATGAAGCAAATCGCGAGTTTGTTGGACATCAAGCATCAGACTTGATCAAATATTGCTGGTTTGATGGTAAACCATGCTCGCACACTGACTTTGCACATTTTCCTAGCTTACGCTATGGAAACTGTTATGTTTTCAACAAAGTTGATGGAAGTAAATTGCCTCTAAAATCCACATCAATAGGATATACTAGTGGTTTGGAGTTAGTTATAAATCTAGAGGTAGAACAATACGTATCTTTCACTCCTTCCGTTGGACTGCGCGTTTTGATTCATGATATAACCGAAGAACCAAACCCAGAAGAAGTAGGAATAAACATAAACCCAGGTTTTGAGACATCTATAGCTTTGAAACAAACAGTTATTGAACGGCTACCTGCACCATATCGGGATCGTTGTATAAATTACATAACTCGCGTGAATCAAAGCAATGAAGAAGAATGCATGAAAATTTGTCTGCAGGAGCAGAGCTTTCAAATGTGCGATTGCATTGACCCGACTGTGATGATACTTCGTGATCTAAAACATTGCAATTTGCGGGATGAGACAGATGTATGCTGTCTGGACGATGTTCAAGACAGAATTGCTTTAGGAGATTCACCTTGCGATTGCCCGCTAGCATGCACTTCGACATCATACGAGGAGGAGCTCTCAAAAGCTTTATGGCCATCGAAGTCTGCGTACATTTTGAATAGAACAGATTATTATACCTTTGATTACCTAAAGAATAATTAcgtctttttgaaaatattttattccactttgATACAAAATGTTTACACACAACTTCCGATGTTTGAAGAATGTGAAATATTTAGTCACCTTGGGGGAGAGTTGGGATTGTGGCTAGGGCTtactttatttgctttattgGAATTGATCGAAGTGGTAATCTATTTTTGCAATGATTTACAAGGATATTTTGCaatgaaataa